From Salinirubellus salinus, the proteins below share one genomic window:
- a CDS encoding DHH family phosphoesterase: MSSAISMASMSTYAILGCGSVGHAVAEELENEGKDVLILDRDDGRVEALRDQDLDARTADISDVEVAEAVADRDVILIMSSDVEANKAAVENIRERGGEQFIVVRASDPVTADELTELGVDVVINPSAVIADSALRALETGELEYKAEQLADVLAEGERLAIVAHRSPDPDSIAAAAALGAIAESLGVEADILYEGEIGHQENRAFVNLLGIELSTVEDANLEVYDTIALVDYAKASEYTLDRHPDVVIDHFEPELDLDARFTDVRPNVSSTSTILTKYIQEFDLNLTEEVATALLYGIRAETLDFKRDTTPADLTAAAYLYPFANHDTLEQVESPSLSPETLEVLAEAIRNRNVKGSHLVTNAGFVRDQDALSQAAQQLLNLEGITTTAVFAIADDTIHLAARSKDIRMNIGNVLQDAFGSIGEVVGHSTDATVEIPLGIFTGIVGTDGNRDVLLDLTEEAVRSKLFEAMGVESGGESSNGS; the protein is encoded by the coding sequence ATGAGCAGCGCCATCTCCATGGCGTCGATGTCCACCTACGCCATCCTGGGGTGTGGCAGCGTCGGACACGCCGTCGCGGAAGAGCTGGAGAACGAGGGGAAGGACGTCCTCATCCTCGACCGGGACGACGGCCGGGTCGAAGCCCTCCGCGACCAGGACCTCGACGCCCGCACCGCCGACATCTCCGACGTGGAGGTGGCCGAGGCCGTGGCCGACCGCGACGTCATCCTCATCATGTCCTCCGACGTCGAGGCAAACAAGGCCGCCGTCGAGAACATCCGCGAGCGAGGTGGCGAGCAGTTCATCGTGGTCCGCGCGTCGGACCCGGTCACCGCGGACGAGCTCACGGAACTCGGCGTCGACGTGGTCATCAACCCCTCGGCGGTCATCGCCGACTCCGCACTCCGGGCGCTGGAGACAGGCGAACTCGAGTACAAGGCCGAACAGTTGGCCGACGTCCTCGCTGAGGGCGAACGGCTCGCCATCGTGGCCCACCGCTCGCCCGACCCGGACTCTATCGCCGCCGCGGCCGCACTCGGTGCCATCGCGGAGTCGCTCGGCGTGGAGGCCGACATCCTCTACGAGGGCGAGATCGGTCATCAGGAGAACCGCGCGTTCGTCAACCTCCTGGGCATCGAACTCTCGACCGTCGAGGACGCCAACCTGGAGGTGTACGACACCATCGCGCTGGTCGACTACGCGAAGGCCTCCGAGTACACGCTCGACCGGCACCCCGACGTCGTCATCGACCACTTCGAGCCCGAGCTGGACCTCGACGCCCGGTTCACCGACGTCCGTCCGAACGTCTCGTCTACATCGACCATCCTCACCAAGTACATCCAGGAGTTCGACCTGAACCTGACCGAGGAGGTGGCCACGGCGTTGCTCTACGGCATCCGCGCGGAGACGCTCGACTTCAAGCGCGACACCACGCCCGCCGACCTCACGGCCGCGGCGTACCTCTACCCGTTCGCCAACCACGACACGCTCGAGCAGGTCGAGTCACCGTCGCTCTCGCCCGAGACGCTCGAGGTGCTCGCGGAGGCCATCCGCAACCGGAACGTGAAGGGGTCGCACCTCGTCACCAACGCCGGGTTCGTCCGCGACCAGGACGCCCTCTCGCAGGCCGCCCAGCAACTCCTGAACCTCGAGGGCATCACCACGACCGCCGTGTTCGCTATCGCGGACGACACCATCCACCTCGCCGCCCGCTCGAAGGACATCCGGATGAACATCGGCAACGTGCTCCAGGACGCCTTCGGGTCGATCGGCGAGGTGGTCGGCCACTCCACCGACGCCACCGTCGAGATCCCGCTCGGCATCTTCACCGGAATCGTGGGGACCGACGGCAACCGCGACGTCCTGCTCGACCTGACCGAGGAGGCAGTCCGCTCGAAGTTGTTCGAGGCGATGGGCGTCGAGAGCGGCGGCGAGTCGTCGAACGGCAGCTAG
- a CDS encoding PRC-barrel domain-containing protein: MEGEMQEITNLVGREVYSNNGVFVGEVEDIQLDLDRESVTGLALTELNYDLFHDKAAGSRGVIIPYRWVRSVGDIVLVNDIVERMREPEEEEEV, from the coding sequence ATGGAAGGCGAGATGCAGGAGATCACGAACCTCGTGGGGCGCGAGGTCTACTCGAACAACGGCGTGTTCGTCGGCGAGGTCGAGGACATCCAACTCGACCTCGACCGCGAGTCGGTCACGGGGCTGGCACTCACGGAACTCAACTACGACCTGTTCCACGACAAGGCCGCGGGGTCACGCGGCGTCATCATCCCCTACCGGTGGGTCCGCTCGGTCGGCGACATCGTCCTCGTCAACGACATCGTCGAGCGCATGCGCGAACCCGAGGAGGAAGAGGAGGTCTGA
- a CDS encoding pyridoxal phosphate-dependent aminotransferase: protein MFPRIDYVDWVLPRIDATEHDLGSSDLHPEGPTDSDHVVPPRLVDRETPDRTLRSLVADEYDVPSEQVLVTAGTSSANLLAAATALRRRGGDHDADRPGSVLVEKPGYEPHAATPRGLGANVDRFLRTAETGYDLEPSRIEAATRPDTLLVTVSNRHNPSGRRVSRERLAECAEVAREQDAYLLVDEVYAPYGRRAVHSEGHAFGAPTAAGVEGAVATGSLTKFFGFGSLRIGWLVADESFVEHAREVSVHLSDVARPSRLLGRRALDAKTEFGAAGRDRCARNADLLASFLADHEHLTGEVFEGCPFGFVESEREGVDGDALSEAAEAAGVLVVPGRFFGVPSGVRVALGRPTDEVSASLEAFGEAVADL from the coding sequence GTGTTCCCCCGTATCGACTACGTCGACTGGGTGCTCCCGCGCATCGACGCGACGGAGCACGACCTCGGCTCCTCGGATCTCCACCCCGAGGGTCCGACCGACTCCGACCACGTGGTGCCCCCGCGACTCGTGGACCGTGAGACCCCCGACCGGACCCTTCGGTCGCTCGTCGCCGACGAGTACGACGTCCCATCAGAACAGGTCCTCGTGACCGCCGGCACCTCGTCCGCGAACCTGCTGGCGGCGGCCACAGCCCTGCGCCGCCGGGGTGGCGACCACGACGCGGACCGGCCGGGCTCGGTCCTCGTCGAGAAGCCGGGGTACGAACCCCACGCGGCGACTCCACGGGGGCTGGGTGCGAACGTCGACCGGTTCCTCCGGACGGCCGAGACCGGCTACGACCTCGAGCCGAGTCGCATCGAGGCTGCCACACGCCCGGACACGCTGCTCGTCACCGTCTCAAACCGGCACAATCCGAGCGGCCGCCGGGTGAGCCGGGAGCGGCTCGCCGAGTGTGCCGAGGTGGCACGCGAGCAGGACGCCTACCTTCTCGTCGACGAGGTGTACGCCCCCTACGGCCGTCGTGCGGTCCACAGTGAGGGTCACGCGTTCGGGGCGCCGACCGCCGCCGGGGTCGAAGGGGCGGTCGCGACGGGGTCGCTGACGAAGTTCTTCGGCTTCGGCAGTCTCCGTATCGGCTGGCTCGTCGCCGACGAGTCGTTCGTGGAACACGCCCGCGAGGTGTCGGTCCACCTCTCGGACGTGGCCCGCCCCTCGCGGTTGCTCGGCCGGCGGGCGCTCGACGCGAAGACGGAGTTCGGCGCGGCCGGCCGGGACCGGTGTGCCCGCAACGCGGACCTGCTGGCGTCGTTCCTCGCGGACCACGAGCACCTGACCGGCGAGGTGTTCGAGGGGTGCCCGTTCGGCTTCGTCGAGTCCGAGCGCGAGGGCGTGGACGGCGACGCTCTGAGCGAGGCGGCCGAGGCGGCCGGCGTCCTCGTCGTTCCCGGACGGTTCTTCGGGGTTCCGAGCGGTGTCAGGGTCGCGCTCGGCCGCCCCACGGATGAGGTCTCCGCCTCGCTGGAGGCGTTCGGGGAGGCCGTCGCCGACCTCTGA
- a CDS encoding DUF3179 domain-containing protein has protein sequence MRRRQLLGGLTVGAAGLIAGCVVDYTPESGAGVDDHAGSAVAYDRRVDGETLSFTRAEGDASVPRAGGSRWAIGSGRALDGPHEGTRLVQANRSPPMFFFAWLAFHPETRVWGRERRT, from the coding sequence GTGCGCCGTCGCCAACTACTCGGTGGGCTCACGGTGGGCGCGGCCGGGCTCATCGCGGGGTGCGTCGTCGACTACACGCCGGAGTCGGGAGCGGGCGTCGACGACCACGCCGGGAGTGCCGTCGCCTACGACCGGCGGGTCGACGGCGAGACGCTCTCGTTCACCCGCGCCGAGGGCGACGCGAGTGTCCCCCGCGCGGGTGGGTCACGGTGGGCTATCGGGAGCGGCCGGGCGCTGGACGGACCGCACGAGGGGACGCGGCTCGTGCAGGCCAACCGCTCGCCGCCGATGTTCTTCTTCGCGTGGCTCGCGTTCCACCCCGAGACGCGCGTCTGGGGACGCGAACGCCGGACCTAG
- a CDS encoding citrate/2-methylcitrate synthase, which produces MTDTDDEYRPGLEGVVAELATQATIEETLFLLYEDRLPTPDERESLRASLAANRTLPAEALAAVRATAEAGGDAMDALRAAVGAAHVDYEPGDPAADALRAAAVVPTAAAAYWRYHENEEPLAPNPDLRHAADYLRMLTGEAPAERAVRGIETYLNAVVDHGFNASTFTARAIVSTESDVLSGVTGAIGALKGPLHGGAPGPVLDMLEEVHESGDPEGWVHDRLDAGERLMGFGHRVYRVRDPRAAVLSTAAEAFYAEDDAGFFESATEFESVARDVLRERKPDHRLDTNVEFYTAVLHAGIGIPRELFTATFAVGRVGGWTAHALEQLENNRIVRPRARYVGAEGRRYVPDDER; this is translated from the coding sequence GTGACAGACACAGACGACGAGTACCGACCCGGACTCGAGGGTGTGGTCGCCGAACTCGCCACGCAGGCCACGATCGAGGAGACGCTGTTCCTCCTCTACGAGGACCGCCTCCCCACGCCCGACGAGCGCGAGTCGCTCCGCGCGTCCCTCGCCGCGAACCGCACGCTCCCAGCCGAGGCACTCGCTGCGGTCCGCGCGACGGCCGAAGCCGGCGGTGACGCGATGGACGCGCTCCGTGCCGCCGTGGGGGCCGCCCACGTCGACTACGAACCCGGTGACCCGGCGGCCGACGCGCTCCGCGCCGCCGCCGTCGTCCCCACTGCCGCGGCCGCCTACTGGCGGTACCACGAGAACGAGGAACCGCTCGCGCCGAACCCGGACCTTCGGCACGCGGCCGACTACCTGCGGATGCTGACCGGCGAGGCCCCCGCCGAGCGAGCGGTCCGCGGGATCGAGACGTACCTGAACGCTGTCGTCGACCACGGCTTCAACGCCTCGACGTTCACCGCACGCGCCATCGTCTCGACGGAGTCGGACGTGCTCTCGGGCGTCACTGGCGCCATCGGGGCCCTGAAGGGGCCGCTCCACGGTGGAGCCCCCGGACCGGTCCTCGACATGCTGGAGGAGGTCCACGAGTCGGGCGACCCGGAGGGCTGGGTCCACGACCGGCTGGACGCCGGCGAGCGACTGATGGGGTTCGGGCACCGTGTCTATCGGGTCCGCGACCCCCGCGCGGCCGTGCTGTCGACGGCCGCGGAGGCGTTCTACGCGGAAGACGACGCCGGCTTCTTCGAGAGCGCCACCGAGTTCGAGTCCGTCGCCCGCGACGTGCTCCGGGAACGCAAACCCGACCACAGGCTCGACACGAACGTGGAGTTCTACACGGCCGTCCTGCACGCCGGTATCGGCATCCCGCGTGAACTGTTCACCGCCACGTTCGCCGTCGGTCGAGTCGGCGGCTGGACCGCTCACGCCCTCGAACAACTGGAGAACAACCGCATCGTTCGGCCACGCGCCCGCTACGTCGGCGCGGAGGGCCGTCGGTACGTGCCCGACGACGAGCGCTGA
- a CDS encoding mechanosensitive ion channel family protein, giving the protein MPHLTTVLQAISPEELVELFQPQEGPILRSLVVFVLTLLVVYALVRFGVVRPLTRMMDRRGVDSSIVSLARLLGQISSGVVAFGLAFALAGFGSIVTAFSVVVGAAAIAVGLAANELFANLLSGLYIINEKLFEVGDWIEWEDSRGRVERIDLRVTRVRTFDNELVAVPNSLLANTAITNPVAFDRMRISSRFRVGYGQIDQATDIVLTEARALPDVLSDPEPSVRISDLGDGYVELNARIWLTDPSRSHYNRLRSEYITAVAHRLAQAGIGPDPSPVRLSGTLDIDGVEGTSPVSR; this is encoded by the coding sequence ATGCCTCACCTGACAACGGTACTACAGGCCATCTCGCCGGAGGAGCTGGTCGAGTTGTTCCAGCCACAGGAGGGCCCGATACTGCGGAGCCTCGTCGTGTTCGTCCTCACGCTGCTGGTGGTCTACGCGCTCGTCCGCTTCGGGGTCGTGCGACCACTCACCCGGATGATGGACCGTCGGGGTGTCGACTCCTCGATCGTCAGTCTCGCACGTCTCCTGGGACAGATCAGCAGCGGCGTCGTCGCGTTCGGTCTGGCGTTCGCGTTAGCCGGGTTCGGGTCCATCGTGACGGCGTTCTCGGTGGTGGTCGGCGCGGCCGCGATCGCCGTCGGTCTCGCAGCGAACGAACTCTTCGCCAACCTGCTCTCGGGCCTCTACATCATCAACGAGAAACTGTTCGAGGTCGGGGACTGGATCGAGTGGGAGGACAGCCGGGGTCGGGTCGAGCGTATCGACCTCCGGGTGACACGCGTTCGGACGTTCGACAACGAGCTCGTCGCGGTGCCGAACTCGCTTCTCGCGAACACGGCCATCACCAACCCCGTGGCCTTCGATCGGATGCGAATCAGCAGTCGGTTCAGGGTCGGATACGGGCAGATCGACCAGGCGACCGACATCGTCCTCACCGAGGCACGAGCGCTTCCGGACGTACTCTCCGACCCCGAGCCGAGCGTCAGGATCAGCGACCTCGGCGACGGGTACGTCGAGCTGAACGCACGCATCTGGTTGACCGACCCGTCTCGTTCGCACTACAACCGGCTCCGCTCGGAGTACATCACCGCCGTCGCCCACCGGCTCGCCCAGGCGGGCATCGGACCGGACCCGAGCCCGGTCCGGCTCTCGGGGACGCTCGACATCGACGGGGTGGAGGGGACGAGCCCCGTCTCGAGGTGA
- the guaB gene encoding IMP dehydrogenase: MAKDSRPFSRKLEVPEALTFDDVLLRPKESRVEPDDADTATRVSTNVTLNVPVLTAAMDTVTEADMAIAMAREGGIGVLHRNMDVEETARQVERVKRADELIIRDVVTASPEQTVRDVDEMMGREGVSGAPVVDEDGTVLGIISATDIRPYLEVSDRDEVSEAMTSEVITATESVSAREALELMYEHKIERVPIVDDGDRLVGLVTMQGILARREYDDAARDESGSLRAGVAVGPFETDRATAADEAGADVLFIDCAHAHNRNVIDSAREIAAEVEADVVVGNVGTREAAEAVLDFADGIKVGIGPGSICTTRVVTGAGMPQITAVSEVADVAALEDVPVIADGGIRYSGDAIKAIAAGADAVMLGSYFAGTDEAPGRVITMNGKKYKQYRGMGSVGAMQSGGGDRYLKEESEDEEFVPEGVEAATPYKGSLASELHQLVGGMQSGMGYVGAATIHEFKERAEFVRVSAAGQTEGHPHDVMITDEAPNYSPKE, from the coding sequence ATGGCGAAGGACTCCCGTCCGTTCTCGCGGAAACTCGAGGTACCGGAGGCCCTGACGTTCGACGACGTGTTGCTCAGACCCAAGGAGAGCCGCGTCGAACCAGACGACGCCGACACCGCGACCCGCGTCTCGACCAACGTCACCCTGAACGTCCCCGTCCTGACCGCGGCGATGGACACCGTCACCGAGGCCGACATGGCCATCGCGATGGCGCGCGAGGGGGGCATCGGCGTGCTCCACCGGAACATGGACGTCGAGGAGACGGCCCGACAGGTCGAGCGCGTGAAGCGCGCGGACGAACTCATCATCCGCGACGTCGTGACGGCCTCGCCCGAGCAGACCGTCCGCGACGTCGACGAGATGATGGGCCGCGAGGGCGTCAGCGGTGCCCCCGTCGTGGACGAGGACGGCACCGTCCTCGGCATCATCTCGGCCACCGACATCCGGCCGTACCTCGAGGTCAGCGACCGCGACGAGGTGAGCGAGGCCATGACCAGCGAGGTCATCACGGCCACGGAGTCCGTCTCGGCGCGCGAGGCGCTGGAGCTCATGTACGAGCACAAGATCGAGCGTGTCCCCATCGTGGACGACGGCGACCGACTCGTCGGGCTGGTCACGATGCAGGGCATCCTCGCACGCCGCGAGTACGACGACGCCGCCCGCGACGAGTCCGGGTCGCTCCGGGCCGGTGTCGCCGTGGGACCGTTCGAGACGGACCGCGCCACCGCGGCCGACGAGGCGGGCGCGGACGTGCTGTTCATCGACTGTGCCCACGCACACAACCGGAACGTCATCGACTCGGCCCGCGAGATCGCCGCAGAGGTCGAGGCCGACGTGGTCGTCGGCAACGTCGGTACCCGCGAGGCCGCCGAGGCCGTCCTCGACTTCGCCGACGGCATCAAGGTCGGCATCGGGCCGGGGTCCATCTGTACCACGCGCGTCGTCACGGGCGCCGGGATGCCCCAGATAACCGCGGTCTCGGAGGTCGCGGACGTGGCGGCCCTCGAGGACGTCCCGGTCATCGCCGACGGGGGCATCCGGTACTCAGGCGACGCCATCAAGGCCATCGCCGCGGGCGCCGACGCCGTGATGCTCGGGTCGTACTTCGCCGGCACCGACGAGGCGCCGGGGCGCGTCATCACGATGAACGGCAAGAAGTACAAGCAGTACCGCGGCATGGGGTCCGTCGGCGCGATGCAGTCCGGTGGTGGTGACCGCTACCTCAAGGAGGAGAGCGAGGACGAGGAGTTCGTCCCCGAGGGTGTCGAGGCGGCCACCCCGTACAAGGGGTCGCTGGCATCCGAACTCCACCAGCTCGTCGGTGGGATGCAGTCCGGCATGGGCTACGTCGGCGCAGCCACCATCCACGAGTTCAAGGAGCGCGCCGAGTTCGTCCGCGTCTCCGCGGCCGGACAGACGGAGGGCCACCCCCACGACGTGATGATTACGGACGAAGCGCCGAACTACAGCCCGAAGGAGTAG
- a CDS encoding (2Fe-2S)-binding protein, whose product MDEDTVPVTVRTGTYETTLSVTRGSNLRRVLLDHGFEVYGTLSRLANCGGNGLCGTCGVRLDGPDGPPEPTHWHDAAAEEWGYPRLSCQVHVDGPLTVDLVEKVLWGQLRPRPSDTTGEQP is encoded by the coding sequence ATGGACGAGGACACCGTCCCGGTGACGGTCCGGACCGGGACGTACGAGACGACGCTCTCGGTCACCCGTGGGTCGAACCTCCGCCGGGTCCTCCTGGACCACGGGTTCGAGGTGTACGGCACGCTCTCGCGCCTGGCCAACTGCGGCGGGAACGGACTCTGCGGGACCTGCGGGGTACGCCTCGACGGGCCGGACGGCCCGCCCGAGCCGACCCACTGGCACGACGCCGCGGCCGAGGAGTGGGGCTACCCCCGGCTCTCCTGTCAGGTGCACGTCGACGGCCCACTGACGGTCGACCTCGTCGAGAAGGTGCTGTGGGGACAGCTCCGCCCCCGGCCGTCAGACACGACCGGAGAGCAGCCCTGA
- a CDS encoding FAD-binding oxidoreductase yields the protein MTDDTNRPVSFWAWGWEDRLPTDEDRRELRTQIEGLLGFPERPLLDLPGLEDVELPAPRIEGPDHATTSQSRRARAQHTYGKAYRDLVRGFHGDYANAPDVVARPENESEVADLLAWATEANVAVVPFGGGTSVVGGVECEGDGYAGVCSLDVREMDRVLEVDEHSRAARIQAGARGPEIREQLAEHGLQLRHYPQSYEFSTLGGWIATRAGGHFATRYTHIDDFVESVRAVTPSGTLETRRLPASGAGPDPNRFLLGSEGAFGVITEAWVRVQPRPPYRSRATVRFDDYWDGVAATREIVQARLYPANCRLLDANEAMLNELAFDGSSLLVLGFESTDHPVEDEMARALELADEHGGTCPDGPTHRDLNAEAASGEGDRDSSTEGKWRNAFFEGPYRYNALVSMGVLVDTFETAVTWDQFPALHEAVQERVGAAMDEVCGTGFLSCRFTHVYEDGPAPYYTLLAPAEVGRELEQWREVKRAASDTLEEFGATITHHHAVGRVHREHYHREVPDGYLDAVRSMKRTLDPAGVMNPGALL from the coding sequence ATGACCGACGACACGAACCGGCCCGTCTCCTTCTGGGCGTGGGGGTGGGAGGACCGCCTCCCGACCGACGAGGACCGGCGGGAACTCAGGACCCAGATAGAGGGGCTGCTCGGGTTCCCGGAACGCCCGTTGCTGGACCTCCCCGGACTCGAGGACGTCGAACTGCCGGCCCCGCGAATCGAGGGGCCCGACCACGCCACCACCAGCCAGTCCCGACGCGCTCGCGCCCAGCACACCTACGGGAAGGCGTACCGTGACCTCGTCCGAGGGTTCCACGGCGACTACGCGAACGCACCGGACGTGGTCGCCCGCCCGGAGAACGAGTCAGAGGTGGCGGACCTGCTCGCGTGGGCAACCGAGGCGAACGTCGCCGTCGTCCCCTTCGGCGGCGGCACCAGCGTGGTCGGTGGCGTGGAGTGCGAGGGCGACGGCTACGCCGGGGTGTGTTCGCTGGACGTGCGGGAGATGGACCGCGTGCTGGAGGTCGACGAGCACTCCCGGGCGGCCCGCATCCAGGCCGGAGCGAGGGGGCCGGAGATACGCGAGCAGCTGGCCGAGCACGGCCTGCAACTCAGACACTACCCGCAGTCCTACGAGTTCTCGACGCTCGGCGGGTGGATCGCGACACGGGCGGGCGGGCACTTCGCCACCCGCTACACGCACATCGACGACTTCGTAGAGAGCGTCCGTGCGGTCACGCCGAGCGGGACGCTGGAGACGCGACGACTCCCCGCGTCCGGTGCGGGGCCGGACCCGAACCGGTTCCTGCTCGGTAGCGAGGGAGCCTTCGGCGTGATCACGGAAGCGTGGGTGCGGGTCCAACCACGGCCGCCGTATCGCTCCCGAGCCACGGTCCGGTTCGACGACTACTGGGACGGCGTGGCGGCGACGCGGGAGATCGTGCAGGCGCGACTCTATCCCGCGAACTGCCGGCTTCTGGACGCGAACGAGGCGATGCTGAACGAGCTGGCGTTCGACGGGTCCAGCCTCCTCGTGCTGGGGTTCGAGTCCACCGACCACCCCGTCGAGGACGAGATGGCCCGGGCACTCGAACTGGCCGACGAGCACGGTGGCACCTGTCCGGACGGACCCACGCACCGGGACCTGAACGCCGAGGCCGCGTCCGGGGAGGGCGACCGCGACTCCTCGACGGAGGGCAAGTGGCGGAACGCGTTCTTCGAGGGCCCCTACCGCTACAACGCGCTCGTGTCGATGGGCGTCCTCGTCGACACGTTCGAGACGGCGGTGACGTGGGACCAGTTCCCGGCACTGCACGAGGCCGTACAGGAGCGCGTCGGGGCCGCGATGGACGAGGTGTGTGGCACGGGCTTCCTCTCCTGTCGGTTCACCCACGTCTACGAGGACGGCCCGGCACCGTACTACACGCTCCTCGCGCCCGCCGAGGTGGGTCGAGAACTGGAGCAGTGGCGCGAGGTGAAACGAGCGGCCTCGGACACGCTCGAGGAGTTCGGGGCGACCATCACCCACCATCACGCCGTCGGGCGGGTTCACCGCGAACATTACCACCGCGAGGTCCCCGACGGGTACCTCGACGCCGTGCGTTCGATGAAGCGGACGCTCGACCCGGCGGGCGTGATGAACCCCGGTGCCCTGCTCTAG
- a CDS encoding DUF5795 family protein — protein sequence MAENRVVEGRMVTPVTLAELIEGDRPMDAEDITDADRECPECGGNVLEVGYMPSVTEFVTGYKCQGCEWAETDR from the coding sequence ATGGCAGAGAACCGCGTCGTGGAGGGGCGGATGGTGACGCCCGTGACGCTCGCCGAACTCATCGAGGGGGACCGTCCGATGGACGCCGAGGACATCACCGACGCCGACCGTGAGTGCCCGGAGTGTGGCGGCAACGTCCTCGAGGTCGGGTACATGCCGAGCGTGACCGAGTTCGTCACCGGCTACAAGTGTCAGGGCTGCGAGTGGGCCGAGACCGACCGCTGA
- a CDS encoding DUF5794 domain-containing protein, translating to MSVSRHPIALKIENTVGDGTKLLATVMGLPLLDGIFPALLLAGAMDTSLGIVQTGLLIFGGSATLAVVLAEMEGTRREQIQSVLAVGVLIIVVAALEAAVAPTVESFINLDTFTRFAALVILAVAAKTASATIGEYLPSPGAIIALGLVASANPASFELEFVSEPMLVVHGVAAASVGVAFALSVAVMGPWLRGAVDIDRFRFGSAVALGVLPFSLLGPPALQNAPIALVVLVVTSLLAFDPSGQGDPRPAESATGPVADGGGQRSGPSESASEPAAVDAGPTASGDSDDDERGSPSISDSDRAPWL from the coding sequence ATGAGCGTCTCGCGCCACCCGATAGCGCTGAAAATCGAGAACACCGTCGGCGACGGCACGAAGCTCCTCGCCACGGTGATGGGCCTCCCCCTGCTGGACGGCATCTTCCCCGCCCTGTTACTGGCGGGTGCGATGGACACCTCGCTGGGGATCGTCCAGACGGGTCTGCTCATCTTCGGCGGCAGCGCCACCCTCGCGGTGGTGCTCGCGGAGATGGAGGGCACCCGCCGTGAACAGATACAGAGCGTCCTCGCCGTGGGCGTCCTCATCATCGTTGTGGCGGCGCTGGAGGCGGCTGTCGCACCGACCGTCGAGTCGTTCATCAACCTCGACACCTTCACGCGGTTCGCGGCACTCGTCATCCTCGCCGTCGCGGCGAAGACGGCGAGCGCGACCATCGGCGAGTACCTGCCCAGTCCCGGGGCCATCATCGCGCTGGGACTGGTGGCGAGTGCGAACCCCGCGAGCTTCGAACTCGAGTTCGTCTCTGAGCCGATGCTCGTCGTCCACGGTGTCGCCGCCGCGAGTGTCGGTGTGGCCTTCGCGCTGTCCGTGGCCGTCATGGGCCCGTGGCTCCGCGGGGCCGTCGACATCGACCGCTTCCGCTTCGGCAGCGCGGTCGCCCTGGGCGTCCTCCCGTTCTCGCTGCTCGGGCCGCCGGCGCTCCAGAACGCCCCCATCGCCCTCGTGGTGCTGGTGGTCACGTCGCTGCTGGCGTTCGACCCCAGCGGTCAGGGTGACCCCCGCCCGGCCGAGTCGGCCACCGGACCCGTCGCCGACGGCGGCGGGCAGCGTTCCGGGCCGTCGGAGTCGGCGTCGGAACCCGCCGCCGTCGACGCTGGCCCGACCGCATCGGGCGACTCGGACGACGACGAACGCGGCTCGCCGAGCATCTCCGACAGCGACCGCGCGCCCTGGCTCTGA